One Esox lucius isolate fEsoLuc1 chromosome 1, fEsoLuc1.pri, whole genome shotgun sequence genomic region harbors:
- the ly6d gene encoding lymphocyte antigen 6D: MKTLLLTTVLLLLVCSSQVLSLRCFTCDPNNANNCKVVTECPSSSVYCRTVVTAESVSRSCEEMCDPGVNVYCCQGDLCEAKST, translated from the exons ATGAAGACTCTGCTCCTGACCACTGTCCTGCTGCTGCTTGTCTGCAGTAGTCAAG TACTTAGTCTCAGGTGCTTCACCTGTGACCCAAATAATGCTAACAACTGCAAGGTTGTGACAGAATGTCCCTCATCAAGCGTTTACTGCAGAACTGTGGTGACTG CTGAATCAGTGTCTCGTTCCTGTGAGGAGATGTGCGACCCGGGTGTCAATGTTTACTGCTGCCAGGGTGACTTGTGCGAGGCAAAATCCACATAG